The following are encoded together in the Phenylobacterium sp. NIBR 498073 genome:
- a CDS encoding patatin-like phospholipase family protein encodes MKIEVAGEANVLGEEPLEECDLVMKGGVTSGVVYPYAILELAKVYRFRSIGGTSAGAIAAAFAAAAEYGRQSGDPEAFARLKARCDELPAILGSLFQPSPRFAWVMKAALAATGESSGRLRRILRALAAPLAAGAGAGLLVFSVVAFLPLALGSSAGALVVAILGAILAAVIGAVLVMAFHIRTLLTHDLPQQDFGMCSGLTTEGTASPALTEWIHDSLQFISFGADPRRAPLTFGELAKVGLAPEDAAAGTRSIDLRMMTTNLSIGRPHAFPHLSLDVMFDPSEWRRLFPVEVMRHLEARSPRREGDLLALPAADDLPVLVGVRMSLSFPILIQAVPMHMKDVGAAARDELAPGTPPPVRRILFSDGGITSNFPIHFFDSLIPSRPTFALSLDDMHAPGLPRISLPQAAGEGAFSPIRTIKGAFGFFNVVLSAAKDWQDEMMSVLPGQRQRVVRIRLDEGEGRLNLGMEPELSRRLMGYGSEAGQKIRAGFKFEEHRYRRTLVAYKHLRELTEGFARTWPGYSSDYRTYAPNAISYKTMVGSPSRRRQSPNVTGMRRTSSCTSGSRTVTSCARSPSSTGRSGRGSSPIRAPSPPRTRTRGQICQIKRGYCGASWLKEATSPTPRSACDAPTRAIVDLSQTALRSRSKRQGDNGVWWKPFGLAGRGGICQRPRASLAGGWGERRR; translated from the coding sequence ATGAAGATCGAGGTTGCTGGCGAGGCCAACGTCTTAGGGGAGGAACCGCTCGAGGAATGTGACCTCGTGATGAAGGGCGGGGTGACGTCGGGGGTGGTCTATCCCTACGCCATCCTCGAACTGGCCAAGGTCTACCGTTTTCGCTCGATAGGCGGCACCTCGGCTGGCGCGATCGCCGCCGCCTTCGCCGCCGCCGCCGAGTACGGCCGGCAGTCGGGCGACCCTGAGGCCTTTGCTCGGCTGAAGGCCCGGTGCGACGAACTGCCGGCGATCCTGGGGAGCCTCTTCCAGCCAAGTCCGCGGTTCGCGTGGGTGATGAAGGCGGCGCTCGCAGCCACCGGTGAGTCGAGCGGGCGTCTGCGGCGGATCCTGCGGGCCCTGGCAGCGCCCTTAGCCGCCGGCGCGGGTGCGGGTCTGCTAGTCTTCAGTGTCGTGGCGTTCCTGCCCCTGGCTCTCGGCTCGAGCGCAGGTGCGCTCGTGGTCGCCATCCTGGGGGCGATCCTGGCGGCGGTGATCGGGGCCGTGCTGGTGATGGCCTTTCATATAAGGACGCTGCTCACTCATGACCTGCCGCAGCAGGATTTCGGGATGTGCAGCGGCCTGACCACCGAGGGCACCGCCTCCCCGGCGCTGACCGAATGGATACACGACTCGCTGCAGTTCATCTCCTTCGGCGCGGATCCGCGCCGCGCTCCTCTGACATTCGGAGAACTAGCGAAGGTGGGCCTCGCACCCGAGGATGCGGCCGCCGGCACCCGCAGCATCGACCTGCGGATGATGACCACCAACCTGTCGATCGGCCGGCCGCACGCGTTCCCCCACCTGAGCCTCGACGTAATGTTCGATCCCTCCGAGTGGCGGCGGCTGTTCCCAGTCGAGGTGATGCGCCACCTCGAGGCCCGCTCGCCGCGTCGGGAGGGCGACCTGCTGGCGCTGCCTGCGGCGGACGATCTGCCGGTCCTGGTGGGCGTCAGGATGAGCCTCAGCTTCCCGATTCTGATCCAGGCAGTGCCGATGCATATGAAGGACGTGGGGGCGGCGGCCCGTGACGAGCTGGCGCCGGGGACGCCGCCGCCCGTGCGGCGCATCCTCTTTTCGGACGGCGGGATCACTAGCAACTTCCCGATCCACTTCTTCGACTCACTAATCCCGAGCCGCCCGACTTTCGCCCTGAGCCTCGACGACATGCACGCGCCTGGTCTGCCGCGGATCAGCTTGCCGCAGGCGGCGGGCGAGGGCGCCTTCTCCCCGATCCGGACTATCAAAGGGGCATTCGGCTTCTTCAATGTGGTGCTCAGCGCGGCCAAGGACTGGCAGGACGAGATGATGAGTGTCCTGCCCGGCCAACGGCAGCGGGTGGTTCGCATCCGCCTGGACGAGGGCGAGGGCCGGCTGAACCTCGGCATGGAGCCGGAGCTTTCTCGGCGGCTGATGGGCTATGGCTCCGAGGCCGGCCAAAAAATCCGCGCGGGGTTCAAGTTCGAGGAGCACCGCTATCGCCGAACGCTGGTGGCCTACAAGCATTTGCGTGAGCTGACGGAGGGCTTCGCGCGGACCTGGCCGGGCTATTCTAGCGACTACCGTACCTATGCGCCCAACGCGATCAGCTACAAAACGATGGTGGGATCGCCGAGCCGCCGCAGGCAGAGCCCGAACGTTACTGGTATGCGCCGGACGTCGAGCTGCACATCTGGAAGCCGGACGGTGACGTCATGCGCTCGGTCGCCGAGCTCGACTGGGCGATCGGGAAGGGGCTCATCGCCGATCCGCGCGCCGAGCCCGCCGCGGACTCGAACGCGTGGTCAGATATGTCAGATTAAGCGCGGCTACTGCGGCGCTTCATGGCTGAAAGAGGCCACCTCGCCGACGCCGCGTTCGGCCTGTGACGCTCCCACTCGCGCGATTGTAGATTTGTCTCAAACCGCCCTAAGGTCGCGGTCTAAGCGTCAGGGGGATAATGGTGTCTGGTGGAAGCCATTCGGCCTCGCCGGTCGAGGGGGAATTTGTCAACGTCCGCGGGCGTCCTTGGCTGGTGGATGGGGTGAACGACGCCGATGA
- a CDS encoding SNF2-related protein, with protein MNDADEGLKTLSLSCIADDANGEALEVIWDAEVGASVIDDTGWQSVGLGGPDSPEVLAAHVRALRWKSATAADRELLQAPFRAGIRLDAYQLLPLRKALRLPRVNLLIADDVGLGKTIEAGLVTRELLLRKRVDFIVIAAPPSMTIQWKDELEAKFGLSFDIIDRERVSDLRRQRGFAVNSWNTGSRFIISHRLLTDETYAGGLRDVLGEFRARALFILDEAHHAAPSAGVRYAVSSQLTRAVRELADRFEHRLFLSATPHNGHSNSFSALLEMLDPQRFTRGVIVRPKDLEPVMVRRLKSDLRRLGEDFPERIIEPIVIDGLPDNAPELDLASRLAAYGDLRMLRVAMLPTQKAALAKLAFVGLQQRLLSSIAAFARTLKVHRKGLQRIIDGETPLQSAGAAQGFVAARAGDDIAELDLEDAEAEATADAEEDSLADAATVIGSVGAGKGDLLAELAAVDEMLAIAEHAATRPDARVRHLVDWIKANLFTDGVWNERRLILFTEYEDTRRWLERRLREAFWTDAALAWSARLHCPDRSPRLCVSSPRNSCAWLVRRQTGRERAQSLRSTSLSGTPMKTLLPAAAILAAAALGATSVQAATVVTFSERPPPTPPPSPPSTN; from the coding sequence GTGAACGACGCCGATGAGGGGCTTAAGACCCTCTCGCTGTCATGCATCGCCGACGACGCCAACGGCGAAGCGCTCGAAGTGATCTGGGACGCCGAAGTCGGGGCGTCGGTGATTGACGACACGGGCTGGCAGTCGGTCGGCCTCGGCGGTCCAGACAGCCCGGAGGTCCTGGCGGCGCATGTGCGGGCGTTGCGGTGGAAGTCCGCCACCGCGGCGGACCGCGAACTTCTGCAGGCGCCGTTTCGGGCCGGCATCCGGCTCGACGCTTATCAACTACTGCCTCTCCGCAAAGCGCTGCGCCTTCCGCGCGTGAACCTCCTCATCGCCGATGATGTCGGCCTGGGTAAGACCATTGAGGCCGGCCTCGTCACGCGAGAGCTGCTACTGCGCAAGCGGGTCGATTTCATCGTCATCGCGGCCCCGCCGTCGATGACGATCCAGTGGAAGGACGAACTCGAAGCCAAGTTCGGCCTGTCGTTCGACATCATCGACCGGGAGCGGGTTTCCGACCTGCGGCGCCAGCGCGGGTTCGCCGTGAACTCCTGGAATACCGGTTCGCGCTTCATCATTTCCCATCGGCTCCTGACCGACGAGACCTACGCTGGCGGGCTGCGAGACGTGCTCGGCGAATTCCGGGCCCGCGCCCTGTTCATCCTCGACGAGGCGCACCACGCCGCCCCTTCGGCGGGCGTTCGCTACGCAGTCTCTAGCCAGCTCACCCGGGCCGTCCGCGAGCTCGCGGATCGCTTTGAGCATCGGCTGTTCCTGTCGGCCACCCCGCACAACGGACACTCGAATAGCTTCTCGGCGCTGCTGGAGATGTTGGACCCGCAGCGGTTCACCCGCGGCGTCATCGTGCGGCCGAAGGACCTCGAGCCAGTCATGGTTCGGCGGCTGAAGTCCGACTTGCGCCGTCTGGGCGAGGATTTCCCCGAACGGATCATCGAGCCCATCGTTATCGACGGCCTACCTGACAACGCCCCCGAGCTGGACCTCGCAAGCCGGCTCGCCGCCTATGGCGACCTGCGCATGCTGCGCGTCGCGATGTTGCCGACCCAGAAGGCCGCCCTCGCCAAGCTGGCCTTCGTGGGGCTTCAGCAGCGGCTGCTCTCCTCGATCGCCGCCTTCGCGCGGACCCTGAAGGTGCATCGCAAGGGGCTCCAGCGGATCATCGACGGGGAGACCCCGCTGCAATCCGCGGGCGCCGCGCAGGGGTTCGTCGCGGCGCGCGCCGGAGACGACATCGCCGAACTCGATCTGGAAGATGCCGAAGCCGAGGCCACGGCCGACGCCGAGGAAGACAGCCTCGCCGATGCGGCAACGGTCATCGGCTCGGTCGGCGCCGGAAAGGGTGACCTCCTGGCCGAACTCGCCGCTGTCGACGAGATGCTGGCCATCGCTGAGCACGCCGCCACCCGCCCCGACGCCCGCGTCCGTCACCTTGTCGACTGGATCAAGGCCAACCTCTTTACCGATGGCGTCTGGAACGAGCGCCGCCTGATCCTCTTCACCGAGTATGAGGACACCCGCCGATGGCTGGAGCGCCGGTTGCGGGAAGCGTTCTGGACTGACGCCGCCCTTGCCTGGTCGGCGCGTCTCCATTGTCCCGACCGTTCACCGCGCCTGTGTGTGAGTTCACCGCGAAACAGCTGCGCGTGGCTGGTCCGCCGCCAGACAGGGCGTGAACGGGCGCAATCCCTGCGCTCCACATCACTGTCTGGAACTCCGATGAAGACCCTTCTACCTGCCGCGGCGATCCTGGCCGCCGCCGCTCTTGGCGCCACCTCCGTTCAGGCGGCGACCGTCGTCACCTTCTCGGAGCGACCTCCGCCCACGCCGCCACCGTCGCCACCTTCAACGAACTGA
- a CDS encoding FecR family protein — MDGRDPIAKETRDEAARWYAKLNNTTITTQCLREFREWRNIGDNRQAYDDIDAFWKRIEALKADEEIKAAAQEALDRKKPGRPGPVLKGLIAAFLVASSGAALVYGYRAYMGTAYSTDVGEQRLVRLADGSRLHIDTDSQLRVRMRPSERSIVLVRGQAFFEVAHDPARPFVVQSNGTSVRALGTRFDVRQDKDGVQVILVEGKVQVMSATSGRSWTLAPGEEIRTSTAAPAPRPIDAVAATSWTSGRLVFQDQPLQSAIEQVNRYSATKVVLGEAGLARTPVSGSFETGDTEAFVGAVKDLYGLKVASRTAREIRLEPAA; from the coding sequence ATGGACGGCAGGGACCCCATCGCCAAAGAGACCCGCGATGAGGCGGCCCGCTGGTATGCGAAACTCAACAACACAACCATCACCACCCAGTGCCTTCGCGAATTCCGCGAATGGCGGAATATCGGCGACAACCGTCAGGCCTATGACGACATCGACGCCTTCTGGAAACGCATCGAGGCGCTGAAGGCCGACGAGGAGATCAAGGCCGCAGCCCAGGAAGCGCTTGATCGCAAGAAGCCCGGCCGCCCCGGGCCAGTGCTCAAAGGCCTGATCGCCGCCTTCCTGGTCGCATCTAGCGGCGCGGCGCTTGTCTATGGCTACCGCGCTTACATGGGGACGGCCTACTCCACCGACGTAGGCGAGCAGCGCCTGGTGCGCCTGGCGGATGGCTCGCGTCTTCACATCGACACCGACAGCCAGCTGCGCGTGCGCATGCGGCCAAGCGAGCGATCCATCGTACTGGTCCGCGGCCAGGCCTTCTTCGAGGTGGCTCACGACCCTGCCCGGCCCTTCGTCGTCCAGTCGAATGGGACGTCGGTGCGCGCGCTCGGAACCCGGTTCGACGTCCGCCAGGACAAGGACGGCGTCCAGGTCATCTTGGTCGAAGGCAAGGTGCAAGTGATGTCCGCCACAAGCGGCAGGTCCTGGACGCTCGCCCCTGGCGAGGAGATCCGGACTTCTACTGCTGCTCCAGCGCCCAGGCCGATCGACGCGGTGGCGGCCACCAGCTGGACGAGTGGCCGGCTGGTCTTCCAGGACCAACCGCTTCAGTCGGCGATCGAGCAGGTCAACCGCTATAGCGCCACCAAGGTCGTCCTTGGCGAGGCGGGCCTTGCCAGGACGCCCGTCTCCGGATCGTTCGAGACCGGCGACACCGAGGCTTTCGTGGGCGCCGTGAAGGACCTCTACGGTCTCAAGGTCGCCAGCCGAACGGCGCGCGAGATCCGCCTCGAACCTGCGGCTTGA
- a CDS encoding sigma factor-like helix-turn-helix DNA-binding protein has translation MAQETLVRALASGEVARHPRAFLQRIARNIAIDEARKFKVRGGVALQVDALPDHLAPFTDADQEMTLLLKQIILGLPELYRDVFILNRFHGMSYAEIAVERGLSVKAVEYRMSRALALCEEALRD, from the coding sequence ATCGCCCAAGAAACCCTCGTTCGCGCGCTGGCCTCAGGTGAAGTTGCGAGGCACCCCCGCGCCTTCCTCCAGCGCATCGCCCGGAACATCGCGATCGACGAGGCGAGGAAATTCAAGGTTCGCGGCGGCGTCGCGCTTCAGGTCGACGCCCTCCCCGATCACCTTGCGCCGTTCACGGACGCTGACCAGGAAATGACCCTGCTACTGAAGCAGATCATCCTGGGACTTCCCGAACTCTACCGGGACGTGTTTATATTGAATCGCTTCCACGGGATGTCGTACGCCGAGATCGCCGTGGAGCGGGGCCTTAGTGTAAAGGCCGTCGAGTATCGTATGTCTCGCGCCTTGGCCCTCTGCGAGGAGGCCTTGCGCGACTAG
- a CDS encoding OsmC family protein → MLEYHVTARRQDQHGSLAACKGAEIVLDTDVNGRPDAFNPAELFLASIAACMIKGIERATPMLNFDLRGVEVRLHGVRQDAPPMMVSVDYELIIDTDESDQRLELLHKNVRKYGTISNTVAQSSRLEGFIKRKA, encoded by the coding sequence ATGCTTGAGTACCACGTCACCGCGCGACGACAGGATCAACACGGCAGCCTCGCCGCCTGCAAGGGGGCCGAAATCGTCTTGGATACGGACGTGAACGGACGCCCCGACGCCTTCAATCCGGCCGAGCTTTTTCTAGCTTCAATCGCCGCCTGCATGATCAAGGGTATCGAGCGCGCGACGCCGATGCTCAACTTCGATCTCCGAGGGGTGGAGGTCAGGCTGCATGGGGTCCGGCAGGACGCCCCGCCCATGATGGTTTCGGTCGACTACGAGCTGATCATAGACACAGACGAGAGCGATCAACGCCTTGAGCTGCTGCATAAGAATGTCCGCAAGTACGGCACGATCTCCAACACCGTGGCGCAGTCGAGCAGACTTGAGGGTTTCATCAAACGCAAAGCCTGA
- a CDS encoding TonB-dependent receptor, which translates to MSLIAGEPGMAVSANGGISSLPVMRGLADSRVLVTVDGVEITTFCPNNMNPPGSYILPGRVEGISILPTLSPVSAGGDNIAGVIAVTTRAPTFATEGKGLLVTGEVGASYRSVADAVGATVQASVAGERYSIGYEGAWNRAGNYKTGGGRRVRSTLYEAYDQALTLALLTDQGVLSLRAGKHFSPYEGFPTQRMDLTENDSSFADLRYDGTYGWGEVTAKASWRSVDHEMNFLSDKGGSAAGGMPMNTQGRDLSAALAASMPLNDGGALRVGGEAHRADVDDWWPPVAGSAMMGPQTYWNIKNGRRERTGLWAEWEGRRSAQWTTLLGARVEHVETDAGPVQPYAWGGMMNMADAKAALAFNARDRGRADDNVDVTAKAIWRANDTTSVEFGYARKTRSPTIYERYAWGMGMMSSSMTSFAGDANAYVGDPDLEPEVAHNLAATVKFASLDGRRGLTLSAYDSRVEHFIDAVKLADLAKGFVQLRFTNVDARIYGFDASGHAQLWDTSAFGRGTFTGGLSWVEGENRDSGDSLYHMTPLTLRLGVEQVKGRWTNQAELELVGEKDAVNALRREPMTAAYALLSLRSGWKGERVRVDLAVENLLDASYDLPLGGVSFGDFKAEGGVPPIHPLPGLGRSINLNLAYAF; encoded by the coding sequence ATGTCGCTGATCGCGGGTGAGCCGGGCATGGCTGTCTCCGCCAATGGCGGCATATCCAGCCTTCCGGTGATGCGGGGGCTGGCCGATAGCCGGGTTCTGGTGACGGTCGATGGCGTCGAGATCACCACCTTCTGCCCCAACAATATGAATCCCCCCGGCTCCTACATCCTGCCTGGACGGGTGGAGGGCATCTCCATCTTGCCGACCCTCTCGCCGGTCAGCGCCGGCGGGGACAACATCGCCGGCGTCATTGCCGTGACCACGCGGGCGCCAACCTTCGCCACCGAGGGCAAGGGCCTGCTCGTGACCGGCGAGGTCGGCGCCAGCTATCGTAGCGTCGCCGACGCCGTCGGCGCGACCGTCCAAGCCTCGGTCGCAGGAGAGCGGTACAGCATTGGCTACGAGGGCGCCTGGAACCGCGCGGGCAACTACAAGACGGGCGGGGGGCGGCGCGTCCGCTCGACCCTGTACGAGGCATACGACCAGGCGCTGACGCTTGCGCTGTTGACCGACCAGGGCGTGCTCAGCCTGCGCGCCGGCAAGCACTTCTCCCCATACGAGGGGTTTCCCACCCAGCGCATGGACCTGACCGAGAACGACAGCAGCTTTGCTGATCTTCGCTACGACGGGACCTACGGCTGGGGTGAAGTGACGGCCAAGGCGTCGTGGCGCTCGGTCGACCACGAGATGAACTTCCTGAGCGACAAGGGCGGATCGGCCGCCGGCGGCATGCCGATGAACACTCAGGGACGCGATCTTAGCGCCGCCCTGGCGGCAAGCATGCCGCTGAACGACGGCGGAGCGCTGCGCGTCGGGGGCGAGGCCCATCGTGCCGACGTCGACGACTGGTGGCCCCCCGTGGCGGGCAGCGCGATGATGGGGCCGCAGACCTATTGGAACATCAAGAACGGCCGTCGGGAACGGACGGGACTCTGGGCGGAGTGGGAAGGAAGGCGTTCGGCGCAATGGACCACCCTGCTCGGCGCGCGTGTCGAGCATGTCGAGACGGACGCCGGTCCGGTTCAGCCCTATGCCTGGGGCGGCATGATGAACATGGCCGACGCCAAGGCCGCGCTCGCCTTCAACGCCCGCGACCGGGGCCGTGCCGATGACAATGTGGATGTCACAGCCAAGGCGATCTGGCGGGCGAATGATACGACAAGTGTCGAGTTCGGCTACGCTCGCAAAACGCGCAGCCCCACGATCTACGAGCGCTACGCCTGGGGCATGGGGATGATGTCGAGCTCAATGACGTCCTTCGCCGGCGACGCCAACGCCTATGTCGGCGATCCTGATCTTGAGCCTGAGGTGGCGCACAATCTGGCTGCGACGGTTAAGTTCGCCAGTTTGGACGGAAGGCGCGGCCTGACGCTCAGCGCCTACGATTCGCGTGTCGAGCACTTCATCGACGCCGTGAAACTGGCGGACCTGGCCAAGGGCTTTGTGCAGCTTCGCTTCACCAATGTGGACGCCCGGATCTATGGCTTCGACGCAAGCGGTCACGCGCAGCTCTGGGACACCTCGGCGTTCGGGCGAGGGACCTTTACGGGGGGGCTGTCGTGGGTCGAGGGTGAGAACCGCGACAGCGGCGACAGTCTCTATCACATGACCCCGCTTACGCTTCGGCTGGGCGTGGAGCAGGTGAAAGGGCGCTGGACCAACCAGGCTGAGTTGGAGCTCGTCGGTGAGAAGGACGCGGTGAACGCACTGCGCCGCGAGCCGATGACCGCCGCCTATGCCCTGCTCAGCCTGCGCTCTGGCTGGAAGGGCGAGCGTGTGCGGGTGGATCTCGCCGTCGAGAACCTGCTTGACGCCTCCTACGATCTGCCGCTCGGAGGCGTGTCGTTCGGAGACTTCAAGGCCGAGGGCGGCGTCCCCCCGATCCATCCCCTGCCGGGGCTGGGGCGGTCGATCAACCTCAATCTGGCCTATGCGTTCTGA
- a CDS encoding TolC family protein — MMRPAPLIAPLFALLLLAPEATAAESGMARPAFLPPDQKILEVLEGSPALMEARAMLGGAQAQARMLAVGEHETTFTAAFDDRRVRGERTYGEWSLQAARGVRMPAKAALDRAAGEAGVKAAHNSVDDARHQASLDLAERYLNWAEAAESRAVDAEELEVYGREVRALARRVELQDAALLDLEQAQGAEARARAALARSQGAERTARAELEARYPGLAPDAAPLTPAPAAPARPLAEWSDLIVQRSHEVVIARALADRERFLARRFSQDRVPDPVIGVRTFSERGGEESGVGVFISAPFGGARRSAAADQQSALASAAEARYAMTAREVRATAHSDVIAASAALDAWRDAALALGAAQQASRRVSRAYELGERDLSDRLLAERQTYEARRIELAARSVAHRALLKLALDAHELWLADED; from the coding sequence ATGATGCGCCCCGCCCCCTTGATCGCTCCCCTGTTCGCCCTCCTCCTGCTCGCGCCTGAGGCCACGGCGGCCGAGTCCGGCATGGCTCGCCCAGCCTTCCTGCCGCCGGATCAGAAGATTCTTGAGGTCCTGGAGGGCTCGCCCGCCCTGATGGAGGCGCGCGCCATGCTCGGGGGGGCCCAGGCCCAGGCTCGGATGCTTGCCGTCGGGGAACATGAAACCACCTTCACGGCCGCCTTTGACGACCGCCGCGTGCGCGGCGAGCGAACCTACGGCGAGTGGTCGCTGCAGGCGGCGCGGGGCGTTCGCATGCCCGCCAAGGCGGCCCTCGATCGCGCCGCCGGCGAGGCGGGCGTTAAGGCCGCCCATAACAGCGTCGACGACGCCCGCCACCAGGCCTCGCTCGATCTCGCCGAACGCTATCTGAACTGGGCCGAGGCCGCCGAGTCCCGCGCCGTCGACGCCGAGGAGCTCGAAGTCTACGGACGCGAGGTTCGCGCCTTGGCGCGCCGCGTCGAGCTTCAGGACGCCGCCCTCCTCGATCTGGAGCAGGCCCAGGGCGCGGAGGCCCGCGCCCGCGCCGCGCTCGCGCGCTCGCAGGGCGCCGAGCGGACCGCCCGCGCCGAGCTGGAGGCCCGCTACCCAGGCCTGGCGCCTGACGCCGCGCCGCTGACGCCCGCGCCGGCGGCGCCCGCGCGCCCGCTCGCCGAGTGGAGCGATCTGATCGTCCAGCGCAGCCATGAGGTCGTCATCGCCCGCGCGCTTGCCGATCGGGAACGCTTCCTAGCGCGCAGGTTCAGCCAGGACCGCGTGCCCGACCCCGTCATCGGCGTGCGCACTTTCAGCGAACGCGGCGGCGAGGAAAGCGGCGTCGGCGTCTTCATCTCCGCCCCGTTCGGCGGCGCCCGCCGTAGCGCCGCGGCGGACCAGCAGTCGGCGCTCGCCTCGGCCGCCGAGGCGCGATACGCCATGACCGCCCGCGAGGTGCGCGCCACCGCCCATTCCGACGTCATCGCCGCCTCGGCCGCCCTCGACGCCTGGCGGGACGCGGCCCTGGCGCTCGGCGCGGCCCAACAGGCCTCGCGCCGGGTCTCCCGCGCCTACGAGCTGGGCGAGCGCGATCTCTCGGACCGCCTGCTGGCTGAACGCCAGACCTACGAGGCGCGCCGCATCGAGCTGGCCGCCCGCTCCGTGGCCCATCGCGCGCTGCTCAAGCTCGCTCTCGACGCCCACGAACTGTGGTTGGCGGACGAGGACTGA